In a single window of the Verrucomicrobiia bacterium genome:
- a CDS encoding CopG family transcriptional regulator has translation MNTKATLYLDSKLYKTLKLRAVETGQSISGLMNEALQAQLAEDLEDITTIRSRLAKKETPLSYEAALKELQRSGGI, from the coding sequence TAGACTCGAAATTGTATAAGACCCTAAAACTGCGTGCGGTAGAAACTGGCCAGTCTATTTCGGGCCTTATGAATGAAGCATTGCAAGCCCAGCTCGCGGAAGATCTGGAGGACATTACTACCATTCGCTCGCGATTAGCCAAAAAAGAGACCCCACTTTCATACGAGGCTGCCCTAAAAGAGCTTCAGCGCAGTGGTGGCATATAA